In Kitasatospora sp. NBC_00240, the following are encoded in one genomic region:
- a CDS encoding NAD(P)-dependent oxidoreductase codes for MSVMTVGFVGLGAMGRGMASSLLAAGHPVRVWNRSPGPVEELVAKGATAAAGLGEVYDSEVVVSMLPDDRTVEALLLDGALLAGARTGVHVNMATVSIALAERATALHAEHGVGYVAAPVLGRPGVAAAGELNILAAGEEALLERVAPVLAAMGRRTWYFGDRPIQANTAKISANFLLACAIESMAEACSLAEANGVRPTDLVEMLTGTLFPGPVYSGYGSMVAERRYEPAGFRLPLGLKDVGLALAAGEARNVPLPFGSVLRDAFLDALAHGDGDKDWAAVAAVARRRAGLPD; via the coding sequence TGCGGGTGTGGAACCGCTCGCCCGGGCCGGTCGAGGAGCTGGTGGCCAAGGGTGCCACCGCGGCGGCCGGACTCGGCGAGGTCTACGACAGTGAGGTCGTCGTCTCGATGCTGCCCGACGACCGGACGGTGGAGGCCCTGCTGCTGGACGGCGCGCTGCTCGCCGGCGCCCGCACCGGGGTGCACGTCAACATGGCGACGGTCTCGATCGCGCTCGCCGAGCGCGCCACCGCGCTGCACGCCGAGCACGGCGTCGGCTACGTCGCCGCGCCCGTCCTCGGCCGGCCGGGTGTCGCGGCGGCGGGGGAGCTCAACATCCTGGCGGCCGGCGAGGAGGCGCTGCTGGAGCGGGTCGCTCCGGTGCTGGCCGCGATGGGCCGCCGGACCTGGTACTTCGGCGACCGTCCGATTCAGGCCAACACCGCCAAGATCAGCGCCAACTTCCTGCTGGCCTGCGCCATCGAGTCGATGGCCGAGGCGTGCAGCCTCGCCGAGGCGAACGGGGTGCGGCCCACCGACCTGGTCGAGATGCTGACGGGGACGCTGTTCCCCGGTCCGGTCTACTCGGGCTACGGGTCGATGGTCGCCGAGCGCCGCTACGAACCGGCCGGGTTCCGGTTGCCGCTGGGCCTGAAGGATGTCGGGCTGGCGCTGGCCGCGGGGGAGGCGCGCAACGTCCCGCTGCCGTTCGGGAGCGTGCTGCGGGACGCCTTCCTGGACGCGCTGGCCCATGGAGACGGTGACAAGGACTGGGCGGCCGTCGCCGCCGTCGCGCGCCGCCGGGCCGGCCTGCCGGACTGA
- a CDS encoding LPXTG cell wall anchor domain-containing protein gives MSIRRSLALAGAVALASSIVLGGAQGALAVGSASPSASAAAKAEKAAHKELDLSVKGVPNEFFAGGDAREFTFTIDNATAHDFAFVPLLKFKDNKGKLRAADFKAEYQLPKTTTWIPTVPPPGVDGSGDDAGLTALASLTPEGELTDDSVLFVGKGTSVTIKVRVAFTENAPLGKAAVVPVVVSAELDDTTHEANGDGVWSCDQIKGAGFTIKAPKPHPSPSASTTKPSTSPSPSATVTTSPSATTSPSTSASPSATATQSSTPTTPATTPATTPATTPATSPSASTSAPVPSASATDGTQTPVDFPVNVPTVTPPKITDEAVTKAKAKADAAAKDLAATGGGSDSTPIAIAGGAVLAAGVGTLVVLRRRKTAQDS, from the coding sequence TTGTCCATTCGTCGCAGTCTGGCCCTCGCGGGCGCCGTCGCGCTCGCCTCCTCCATCGTGCTGGGCGGTGCTCAGGGCGCGCTCGCCGTCGGGAGCGCCTCCCCGTCGGCCTCCGCCGCGGCCAAGGCCGAGAAGGCGGCGCACAAGGAACTCGACCTGTCCGTGAAGGGCGTGCCGAACGAGTTCTTCGCCGGTGGCGATGCCCGTGAGTTCACCTTCACGATCGACAACGCCACGGCGCACGACTTCGCCTTCGTGCCGCTGCTCAAGTTCAAGGACAACAAGGGCAAGCTGCGCGCCGCCGACTTCAAGGCCGAGTACCAGCTCCCCAAGACCACCACGTGGATCCCGACCGTCCCGCCGCCCGGCGTCGACGGCAGCGGTGACGACGCCGGGCTGACCGCCCTCGCCTCGCTGACCCCGGAGGGCGAGCTCACCGACGACAGCGTGCTCTTCGTGGGCAAGGGCACCAGCGTGACCATCAAGGTCCGGGTCGCCTTCACCGAGAACGCGCCGCTCGGCAAGGCCGCCGTGGTGCCGGTGGTGGTCTCCGCCGAGCTGGACGACACCACCCACGAGGCGAACGGCGACGGCGTCTGGTCCTGCGACCAGATCAAGGGCGCGGGCTTCACCATCAAGGCCCCCAAGCCGCACCCGAGCCCGAGCGCGAGCACGACCAAGCCGAGCACCAGCCCGAGCCCGAGCGCCACCGTGACGACCTCGCCGTCGGCCACCACGTCCCCCTCGACGTCGGCGTCCCCCTCGGCCACCGCCACGCAGAGCAGCACGCCCACCACCCCGGCCACCACGCCGGCCACCACGCCGGCCACCACCCCGGCCACCAGCCCGTCCGCCTCGACCAGCGCCCCGGTGCCGTCCGCCAGCGCCACGGACGGCACCCAGACGCCGGTCGACTTCCCGGTCAACGTCCCGACCGTCACCCCGCCGAAGATCACGGACGAGGCCGTCACCAAGGCCAAGGCCAAGGCCGACGCCGCCGCCAAGGACCTCGCCGCGACCGGTGGTGGCAGCGACAGCACCCCGATCGCCATCGCGGGCGGTGCCGTCCTGGCCGCCGGCGTCGGCACCCTCGTGGTGCTCCGCCGCCGCAAGACCGCTCAGGACAGCTGA
- a CDS encoding aquaporin produces the protein MTLTAPPLLRRLAAEAVGTAALAAVVVGSGIRAGALSRDAGVQLLANVTASALALVVLISVLGPVSGGHFNPLVSAAAWWTERRTGTGLTVRELGGYAGAQLAGAVTGTGLANVMFERPFLEVSARARDGVHLWLAEVLATGVLILLVFGLVRSGRGGFVPAAVGLWIAAACWATSSGAFANPAVTVARMFTGSGTGIAAGSVPPFVLAQLVGAVAGVALLPVLFGRPVRPAAVPDDARELIAG, from the coding sequence ATGACCCTCACCGCGCCTCCCCTGCTCCGACGACTGGCCGCGGAGGCGGTGGGCACGGCGGCGCTGGCGGCCGTGGTGGTCGGCTCCGGCATCCGGGCCGGCGCCCTCAGCCGGGACGCCGGGGTGCAGCTGCTGGCGAACGTCACCGCCTCGGCGTTGGCCCTGGTGGTGCTGATATCGGTGCTGGGCCCGGTGTCCGGCGGCCACTTCAACCCGCTGGTCTCGGCCGCCGCCTGGTGGACCGAACGGCGCACCGGGACCGGCCTCACCGTCCGGGAGCTGGGCGGGTACGCCGGGGCGCAGCTGGCCGGCGCGGTCACCGGGACGGGGCTGGCCAACGTGATGTTCGAGCGGCCGTTCCTGGAGGTGTCCGCGCGGGCCCGGGACGGCGTCCACCTCTGGCTGGCCGAGGTGCTGGCGACCGGGGTACTGATCCTGCTGGTCTTCGGCCTGGTCCGGAGCGGCCGCGGCGGTTTCGTGCCGGCGGCGGTCGGCCTGTGGATCGCCGCGGCCTGCTGGGCGACCTCCTCGGGCGCCTTCGCCAACCCCGCCGTGACCGTCGCCCGGATGTTCACCGGCAGCGGCACCGGGATCGCGGCCGGCTCGGTGCCGCCCTTCGTCCTGGCCCAGCTGGTCGGCGCGGTGGCCGGGGTGGCCCTGCTCCCGGTGCTCTTCGGACGCCCGGTGCGGCCGGCCGCGGTGCCGGACGACGCCCGGGAGCTGATCGCCGGCTGA
- a CDS encoding MerR family transcriptional regulator, which translates to MSTGYSVGQVAGVAGVTVRTLHHYDEIGLLSPRGRTASGYRRYEDADLDRLQQVLFYRELGFPLEEIAAILDDGSVSPAEHLRRQHGLLTARIGHLQDLAAAVERAMEAQRMGHRLTPEEKFEVFGADYQESWEEEAEQKWGGTDAWKESRRRTTRYGKADWQRIKAEMDALNERLVQALAAGLAPDSGEAMDLAEVHRGHITDNFYDCGYAIHRGLAAMYLADPRFTATYEQLAPGLARWLHDAIIANADRAEGAAGGGEGGGGEGG; encoded by the coding sequence ATGAGCACCGGCTACTCGGTGGGCCAGGTGGCGGGGGTCGCGGGCGTGACCGTCCGGACCCTGCACCACTACGACGAGATCGGCCTGCTGTCACCGCGCGGCCGCACCGCGTCCGGCTACCGCCGCTACGAGGACGCCGACCTGGACCGGCTGCAGCAGGTCCTGTTCTACCGCGAGCTCGGGTTCCCGCTGGAGGAGATCGCGGCGATCCTGGACGACGGCTCGGTGAGCCCGGCCGAACACCTCAGACGTCAGCACGGGCTGCTGACCGCGAGGATCGGCCACCTCCAGGACCTGGCCGCGGCGGTCGAACGAGCGATGGAGGCACAGAGGATGGGACACCGGTTGACACCCGAGGAGAAGTTCGAGGTGTTCGGGGCGGACTACCAGGAGAGCTGGGAGGAGGAGGCCGAGCAGAAGTGGGGCGGCACCGACGCCTGGAAGGAGTCCCGGCGCCGCACCACGCGGTACGGCAAGGCCGACTGGCAGCGCATCAAGGCCGAGATGGACGCCCTCAACGAGCGGCTGGTCCAGGCCCTGGCGGCGGGCCTCGCACCCGACAGCGGCGAGGCGATGGACCTCGCCGAGGTGCATCGCGGCCACATCACCGACAACTTCTACGACTGCGGCTACGCGATCCACCGCGGCCTGGCCGCGATGTACCTCGCGGACCCGCGTTTCACCGCCACCTACGAGCAGCTCGCCCCGGGCCTGGCCCGCTGGCTGCACGACGCGATCATCGCCAATGCCGACCGCGCCGAGGGCGCGGCCGGTGGCGGCGAGGGCGGTGGCGGCGAGGGCGGCTGA
- a CDS encoding helix-turn-helix domain-containing protein, whose translation MAEQQTSGPPATAAGPVAVTIGRRPEPVHDVAVYAFDGMTPFELGVVVEVFALARPELGGLLAAPWYGLKVCADRPGAALGAVGGFSLTAHHGLDELAAADTVVVPGVPNAFGGTVSPELVAALRTAHGRGARIVSICSGAFALAAAGLLDGQEATTHWRYADLLQQRYPLVRVNPDVLYVDSGEVLTSAGSAAGIDLCLHLVRRDHGAKVANSVARRFVVPPHRDGGQAQFIEAAVNPVEEEDDGIARSMQWAIGHLCSPLTVSLLARAARMSDRSYLRHFTARNGTTPMRWVITQRIAASLPLLESPDGTVEEIAAAVGFESAATFRHHFGRAMRTSPTAYRRSFGRTVA comes from the coding sequence GTGGCCGAGCAGCAGACCTCCGGACCGCCGGCCACCGCGGCCGGACCAGTGGCCGTCACCATCGGCCGCCGCCCGGAGCCGGTGCACGACGTCGCCGTGTACGCCTTCGACGGCATGACACCGTTCGAACTCGGGGTGGTGGTCGAGGTGTTCGCCCTCGCCCGGCCCGAACTCGGCGGTCTGCTGGCGGCCCCCTGGTACGGCCTCAAGGTCTGCGCGGACCGGCCCGGCGCCGCGCTCGGCGCGGTCGGCGGGTTCTCCCTCACCGCCCACCACGGACTGGACGAACTCGCCGCGGCCGACACGGTGGTCGTCCCCGGGGTGCCCAACGCGTTCGGCGGCACGGTGTCGCCCGAGCTGGTCGCCGCCCTGCGGACCGCCCACGGGCGCGGGGCCCGGATCGTCTCGATCTGCTCCGGCGCGTTCGCCCTCGCCGCCGCCGGCCTGCTGGACGGACAGGAGGCCACCACCCACTGGCGGTACGCCGACCTCCTCCAGCAGCGGTACCCGCTGGTCCGGGTCAACCCGGACGTCCTGTACGTCGACAGCGGCGAGGTGCTGACGAGCGCGGGCAGCGCGGCCGGCATCGACCTCTGCCTGCACCTGGTCCGGCGCGACCACGGCGCCAAGGTCGCCAACAGCGTGGCCCGCCGGTTCGTCGTCCCGCCGCACCGCGACGGCGGCCAGGCCCAGTTCATCGAGGCGGCGGTCAACCCGGTGGAGGAGGAGGACGACGGGATCGCGCGCAGCATGCAGTGGGCGATCGGGCACCTCTGCTCCCCGCTCACCGTCTCGCTGCTGGCCCGCGCCGCCCGGATGTCGGACCGCTCCTACCTGCGCCACTTCACCGCCCGCAACGGGACCACGCCGATGCGCTGGGTGATCACCCAGCGCATCGCCGCCAGCCTCCCGCTGCTGGAGTCCCCGGACGGGACGGTCGAGGAGATCGCCGCGGCCGTCGGCTTCGAGAGTGCGGCGACCTTCCGTCACCACTTCGGCCGTGCCATGCGGACCTCACCGACGGCCTACCGGCGGAGCTTCGGGCGTACGGTGGCGTGA
- a CDS encoding SigE family RNA polymerase sigma factor, whose amino-acid sequence MAIAPAGAPHGGRVVTLRGLLKLLLGARSAAESGGEPLGGPAVEQEATQRRSGFRLLRGGRKPAEEKPTLTDLYHAHRLGLVRMAVLLVDHQDLAEDVVQEAFTALYQRHGEELDDLDNALGYLRTSVVNGARSMLRRRKTAREYVPPHEADAPSAEDHAVLNDEHRRVLVALQELTSRQREVLVLRYWSDMSEAQIAETLGLSRGAVKSTASRALDALEKQLEKVR is encoded by the coding sequence ATGGCCATCGCGCCGGCAGGGGCACCCCACGGGGGGCGTGTCGTCACTCTCCGGGGCCTGCTGAAGCTGCTCCTCGGTGCCCGGTCGGCGGCGGAGAGCGGTGGGGAGCCGCTCGGCGGGCCGGCCGTCGAGCAGGAGGCGACCCAGCGGCGATCGGGTTTCCGGCTGCTGCGGGGCGGGCGCAAGCCCGCCGAGGAGAAGCCCACCCTGACCGACCTCTACCATGCCCACCGGCTCGGCCTGGTGCGGATGGCCGTCCTGCTGGTCGACCATCAGGACCTCGCCGAGGATGTGGTGCAGGAGGCTTTCACCGCCCTCTACCAGCGGCACGGCGAGGAGCTGGACGACCTCGACAACGCGCTCGGATACCTGCGTACCTCGGTGGTCAACGGCGCCCGTTCGATGCTGCGCCGCCGCAAGACGGCCCGGGAATACGTGCCGCCGCACGAGGCGGACGCACCCTCGGCCGAGGACCACGCCGTCCTGAACGACGAGCACCGCCGCGTGTTGGTGGCGTTGCAGGAGCTGACCTCGCGCCAGCGTGAGGTGCTGGTGCTGCGCTACTGGTCCGACATGTCGGAGGCGCAGATAGCCGAGACCCTGGGGCTGTCCCGGGGCGCCGTGAAGTCCACCGCGAGTCGGGCCCTGGACGCCCTTGAGAAGCAGCTGGAGAAGGTCCGATGA
- a CDS encoding aminopeptidase P family protein → MTEDRTPAVAENPEAAGTDGDERPKGRKNGLYDEVSDELAASMKTGWDDTELHGLAPVAQASYAAERRAKLSAAFPGERLVVPAGNLRVRANDTEYAFRAASEYVHLTGDRTEDAVLVAEPTGAAGHEFGLYLLPRSNRENGEFWLDGNGELWVGRRHSLDEAEQLFGLPARDVRKAAEELKAAAPAPTRIVRGYDAGLEAALAGVLDEDKDTELKEFLSGLRLVKDEWEIGELRAACTATVNGFTDVVRELGQAVATSERWIEGTFWRRARVEGNDVGYGSICAAGPHATTLHWVRNDGDVRPGELLLLDAGVETNTLYTADVTRTLPINGRFDALQRKIYQAVYDAQEAGIAAVKPGGRFRDFHDASQRVLAERLLAWGLLDASVYDVEKVLELGLQRRWTLHGTGHMLGLDVHDCAQARRESYVDADLEPGMVLTVEPGLYFQQDDLTVPAEYRGIGVRIEDDILVTADGNENLSAGLPRSADEVEAWMASLTG, encoded by the coding sequence GTGACCGAGGACCGTACCCCGGCAGTGGCCGAGAACCCCGAGGCCGCCGGAACCGATGGGGACGAACGGCCCAAGGGCCGCAAGAACGGCCTCTACGACGAGGTGTCCGACGAACTCGCCGCCTCGATGAAGACCGGCTGGGACGACACCGAGCTGCACGGCCTCGCCCCGGTCGCCCAGGCCTCGTACGCGGCCGAGCGCCGCGCCAAGCTGTCCGCCGCCTTCCCCGGCGAGCGGCTGGTCGTCCCCGCCGGAAACCTGCGGGTGCGCGCCAACGACACCGAGTACGCCTTCCGCGCCGCCAGCGAGTACGTGCACCTCACCGGCGACCGGACCGAGGACGCGGTGCTGGTCGCCGAGCCGACCGGGGCCGCCGGCCACGAGTTCGGGCTCTACCTGCTGCCCCGCTCCAACCGCGAGAACGGCGAGTTCTGGCTGGACGGCAACGGCGAGCTCTGGGTCGGCCGCCGGCACAGCCTGGACGAGGCCGAGCAGCTGTTCGGCCTGCCCGCCCGGGACGTCCGCAAGGCCGCCGAGGAGCTCAAGGCCGCCGCCCCCGCGCCCACCCGGATCGTCCGCGGCTACGACGCCGGCCTGGAGGCCGCGCTCGCCGGCGTCCTGGACGAGGACAAGGACACCGAGCTCAAGGAGTTCCTGAGCGGGCTGCGCCTGGTCAAGGACGAATGGGAGATCGGCGAGCTGCGAGCCGCCTGCACCGCCACCGTGAACGGCTTCACCGACGTCGTCCGCGAGCTCGGGCAGGCCGTGGCCACCTCCGAGCGCTGGATCGAGGGCACCTTCTGGCGCCGCGCCCGGGTCGAGGGCAACGACGTCGGCTACGGCTCCATCTGCGCCGCCGGCCCGCACGCCACCACCCTGCACTGGGTGCGCAACGACGGCGACGTCCGCCCCGGCGAGCTGCTGCTGCTCGACGCCGGCGTGGAGACCAACACCCTCTACACCGCCGACGTCACCCGCACGCTGCCGATCAACGGCCGCTTCGACGCGCTGCAGCGCAAGATCTACCAGGCCGTCTACGACGCCCAGGAGGCCGGTATCGCCGCGGTGAAGCCCGGCGGCCGGTTCCGCGACTTCCACGACGCCTCGCAGCGGGTGCTCGCCGAGCGGCTGCTCGCCTGGGGCCTGCTCGACGCCTCCGTCTACGACGTCGAGAAGGTCCTGGAGCTCGGCCTGCAGCGCCGCTGGACCCTGCACGGCACCGGCCACATGCTCGGTCTGGACGTCCACGACTGCGCCCAGGCCCGCCGCGAGTCGTACGTCGACGCGGACCTGGAGCCCGGCATGGTGCTGACCGTGGAGCCCGGCCTGTACTTCCAGCAGGACGACCTGACCGTCCCGGCGGAGTACCGCGGCATCGGCGTCCGGATCGAGGACGACATCCTGGTCACCGCCGACGGCAACGAGAACCTCTCGGCGGGCCTGCCCCGCTCGGCCGACGAGGTCGAGGCCTGGATGGCGTCCCTGACGGGCTGA
- a CDS encoding SpoIIE family protein phosphatase, giving the protein MTEPHPSAARLRTTPPLTAAAAPGDLGRGTRLPLLDLPPAAPPAGAGPYAAAPGPAGPPEPADPRGPADPAELAGALADLTELYEHTALLARARGLDAALAALLGSGAALLGARRGFVVVGSPGGVSRPVGLGLDRSALGALETVPADLGPFRGLLHPHGRPPQVLHPDLAGPATPARLREVAGQLGLGAAVGLPLSTEEDGPPAAAVWFYDGPTEPDERRLRLARAYCEAAAPLLAGQLEAERSRRAGEALRRGLLPDRLPRLPGVRLAARCVPAGLDRSTGSDWYDAIALPDGTLGLSVGSVSGDGPGAGPGSAPGAAAAMGRVRAALRAYAVLEGEDPVSVLGDLELLLKTTEPARSATAVYAWVEPDERRITLAGAGHCPPVLVTRHGANFVETSLSAPLGMLSCWEAPGVELDAERGDLLVLYTEGMARRFGPTLHAGQSALRRAAADAPRDVRTDPDRLCAHLLACSAPADGDTPAVAGPDGGTDDLVLLAARFE; this is encoded by the coding sequence ATGACCGAGCCCCACCCGTCCGCCGCCCGGCTGCGCACCACGCCGCCGCTCACGGCCGCCGCCGCCCCGGGCGACCTCGGCCGCGGCACCCGGCTCCCCCTGCTCGACCTGCCGCCCGCCGCCCCGCCGGCCGGGGCGGGGCCGTACGCCGCCGCGCCCGGCCCGGCCGGGCCGCCGGAGCCGGCCGACCCGCGCGGACCGGCCGACCCGGCCGAGCTGGCCGGCGCCCTGGCCGACCTCACCGAGCTGTACGAGCACACCGCGCTGCTGGCCCGCGCCCGCGGCCTGGACGCCGCCCTGGCCGCCCTGCTCGGCTCCGGGGCCGCCCTGCTCGGCGCCCGCCGGGGCTTCGTGGTCGTCGGGTCGCCCGGCGGCGTGAGCCGGCCGGTCGGCCTCGGCCTGGACCGCTCCGCCCTCGGCGCGCTGGAGACCGTACCCGCCGACCTGGGCCCCTTCCGCGGCCTGCTGCACCCGCACGGCCGCCCGCCGCAGGTGCTGCACCCCGACCTGGCCGGCCCCGCGACCCCCGCCCGGCTGCGCGAGGTCGCCGGGCAGCTCGGCCTCGGCGCCGCCGTCGGGCTGCCGCTCAGCACCGAGGAGGACGGCCCGCCGGCCGCCGCCGTCTGGTTCTACGACGGCCCCACCGAGCCGGACGAACGGCGGCTGCGGCTCGCCCGTGCCTACTGCGAGGCCGCGGCGCCGCTGCTGGCCGGGCAGCTGGAGGCGGAACGCTCCCGGCGCGCCGGTGAGGCGCTTCGCCGCGGCCTGCTGCCGGACCGCCTCCCCCGCCTGCCGGGCGTACGGCTGGCCGCCCGCTGCGTGCCCGCCGGGCTCGACCGGTCCACCGGCAGCGACTGGTACGACGCCATCGCGCTGCCGGACGGCACCCTCGGCCTGAGCGTGGGCAGCGTCTCCGGCGACGGGCCCGGCGCGGGCCCCGGCTCAGCACCCGGCGCGGCCGCCGCGATGGGCCGGGTCCGGGCCGCCCTGCGGGCCTACGCGGTGCTGGAGGGCGAGGACCCGGTCTCCGTCCTGGGCGACCTGGAGCTGCTGCTCAAGACCACCGAGCCGGCCCGCAGCGCCACCGCCGTCTACGCCTGGGTGGAGCCGGACGAGCGCCGGATCACGCTGGCCGGCGCCGGGCACTGCCCGCCGGTCCTGGTCACCCGGCACGGCGCGAACTTCGTCGAGACCTCGCTGTCCGCCCCGCTCGGCATGCTCAGCTGCTGGGAGGCGCCCGGTGTCGAGCTGGACGCCGAGCGCGGTGACCTGCTGGTGCTCTACACCGAGGGCATGGCCCGCCGCTTCGGCCCGACCCTGCACGCGGGCCAGAGCGCGCTGCGCCGGGCGGCGGCGGACGCCCCGCGCGACGTCCGGACCGACCCGGACCGGCTCTGCGCCCACCTGCTGGCCTGCTCCGCCCCGGCCGACGGCGACACCCCCGCCGTCGCCGGCCCGGACGGCGGCACCGACGACCTGGTGCTGCTGGCCGCCCGCTTCGAGTAG
- a CDS encoding bifunctional DNA primase/polymerase, with translation MRETRRDRQEGRSARLAAALEAAVEYRWPVVPGAGAPGGRCSCDSPDCPVPGAHPHDPELLAATTDARMVRWWWERQSPDAPVLVATGRAVSAVSLPAPAAARALAYFEALRMPLGPVLATPGRYTLLVAPYSLDTLAELLAQQPWVPGSMRYHGPGGYLALPPGCDRGRVRWVLAPERVEGGGVRLPEVGPMLEELVAATAKQDSGRPRF, from the coding sequence ATGCGTGAGACCAGGCGAGACCGGCAGGAGGGCCGCTCCGCGCGGCTGGCCGCGGCCCTGGAGGCCGCCGTGGAGTACCGCTGGCCCGTGGTGCCGGGCGCGGGGGCACCCGGCGGCCGCTGCTCCTGCGACAGCCCGGACTGCCCGGTACCGGGAGCGCACCCGCACGACCCGGAGCTGCTGGCGGCCACCACCGACGCCCGGATGGTGCGCTGGTGGTGGGAGCGGCAGAGCCCGGACGCGCCGGTCCTGGTCGCCACCGGCCGGGCCGTCTCGGCGGTCAGCCTGCCCGCCCCGGCGGCGGCCCGGGCGCTCGCGTACTTCGAGGCGCTGCGGATGCCGCTCGGCCCGGTGCTGGCCACGCCCGGCCGCTACACGCTGCTGGTGGCCCCGTACTCGCTGGACACGCTGGCCGAGCTGCTGGCGCAGCAGCCGTGGGTCCCGGGTTCGATGCGCTACCACGGGCCCGGCGGCTACCTGGCGCTGCCGCCCGGGTGCGACCGGGGCCGGGTGCGCTGGGTGCTGGCGCCGGAGCGGGTGGAGGGCGGCGGGGTGCGGCTGCCGGAGGTCGGGCCGATGCTGGAGGAGCTCGTCGCGGCGACGGCCAAGCAGGACAGCGGCCGGCCGCGGTTCTAG
- a CDS encoding DUF5926 family protein — protein sequence MGKKAAKKAPQRSQSATATTSATGGIPVVGAREDCPCGSGRRYKACHGREASHAVQELVHRPFEGLSGEADWVALRELVPAATVPLTLAAGVVDEATGDIPSVTLATVLPLAWPALRRQDGSILLGLQTQSSSGDLSRDLADALELALAAEPGAPVPSRRTVPGGRRLQDLLDVTAPFTPAVHTGFEFWLEDAESATGEVAASLERANASAIPTEKLSSVDSAYWCGTPDKNHLRWVMTVPEEQLLDALARLTAADRSSIGPDTRLVGSFRAHGLTVPVWDLPLAMTAADCEKPAAEFAERLAATLADPTPLTTEERRARANLVNRQVTLN from the coding sequence ATGGGCAAGAAGGCCGCCAAGAAGGCGCCGCAGCGCAGCCAGTCCGCCACCGCCACGACCTCCGCCACCGGCGGGATCCCCGTGGTCGGAGCCCGGGAGGACTGCCCCTGCGGGTCGGGCCGCCGGTACAAGGCCTGTCACGGCCGGGAGGCGTCGCACGCCGTCCAGGAGCTGGTGCACCGTCCGTTCGAGGGCCTGTCGGGCGAGGCCGACTGGGTCGCGCTGCGCGAGCTGGTGCCGGCCGCCACGGTGCCGCTGACGCTGGCCGCGGGCGTGGTGGACGAGGCGACCGGTGACATCCCGTCGGTGACACTGGCGACCGTGCTGCCGCTGGCCTGGCCGGCCCTGCGCCGCCAGGACGGTTCGATCCTGCTGGGCCTGCAGACCCAGTCCTCCTCCGGCGACCTGAGCCGCGACCTGGCGGACGCCCTGGAGCTGGCGCTGGCCGCCGAGCCCGGCGCCCCGGTGCCCTCCCGCCGGACCGTCCCGGGCGGTCGCCGCCTGCAGGACCTGCTGGACGTGACGGCCCCGTTCACGCCGGCCGTGCACACCGGCTTCGAGTTCTGGCTGGAGGACGCCGAGTCCGCCACCGGCGAGGTCGCCGCCTCGCTGGAGCGGGCCAACGCCTCGGCCATCCCGACCGAGAAGCTGTCGAGCGTGGACTCCGCGTACTGGTGCGGCACCCCGGACAAGAACCACCTGCGCTGGGTGATGACCGTCCCCGAGGAGCAGCTGCTGGACGCGCTGGCCCGGCTGACCGCCGCCGACCGGTCCTCGATCGGCCCGGACACCCGCCTGGTCGGCTCGTTCCGGGCCCACGGGCTGACCGTCCCCGTCTGGGACCTGCCGCTGGCGATGACGGCCGCCGACTGCGAGAAGCCGGCCGCCGAGTTCGCCGAGCGGCTCGCCGCCACGCTCGCCGATCCGACCCCGCTGACGACCGAAGAGCGGCGTGCACGCGCCAACTTGGTGAACCGTCAGGTAACGCTGAACTGA
- a CDS encoding ATP-binding protein codes for MVAREVPTSSTMAVPHGPASVGVARRRLRRDLGERQIPDTVVDDAVLILSELLSNACRYARPLGRLLDLGRDTEAELVDQVLVAVPSRQPAGGQVNGFPASGPRGRGPGDGESAEEPGGVLVRWGLHPDGMLTLEVTDGGAPTRPIPSSPSLTSRGGRGLSIVGQLASDWGVRDLPDEVTVWAALPVRGRHARRGGSDARSA; via the coding sequence ATGGTGGCACGCGAAGTGCCGACTTCATCGACCATGGCGGTGCCGCACGGCCCGGCCAGCGTCGGGGTCGCGCGGCGTCGGCTGCGTCGGGATCTCGGCGAACGACAAATACCGGACACGGTCGTGGACGACGCGGTTCTGATTCTCTCGGAACTGCTCAGCAACGCCTGTCGGTACGCCAGACCGCTCGGCCGGCTGCTCGACCTGGGCCGGGACACCGAGGCCGAACTGGTCGACCAGGTGCTGGTGGCGGTGCCTTCGCGGCAGCCGGCCGGCGGCCAGGTGAACGGGTTCCCGGCCAGCGGCCCGCGGGGTCGTGGCCCGGGCGACGGCGAGAGCGCCGAGGAGCCGGGCGGCGTCCTGGTCCGCTGGGGCCTGCACCCGGACGGGATGCTGACCCTGGAGGTCACCGACGGCGGTGCGCCGACCCGGCCGATCCCGTCCAGTCCTTCGCTGACCTCGCGCGGCGGGCGCGGCCTGAGCATCGTCGGCCAGCTGGCCAGCGACTGGGGCGTACGGGACCTCCCGGACGAGGTGACGGTCTGGGCGGCGCTGCCCGTCCGCGGTCGGCACGCCCGGCGGGGCGGGAGCGACGCGCGAAGCGCGTGA